The Sulfurihydrogenibium sp. genome segment CAACCTTTGCCTCGTATATATAACTAAAAGCTTGAGATATAGCTACAAACAAGTCTTTTGAAAAAAATATAGAAAGAAGAATAGTTATAACGATAGACTTTTGAGCAACTTGATATTGTGAGAGTTTTAAAACAGTATTCAAAAAACTTTCTGCAGAATTAGGAAAGATTTTATAAAGGATGAAATAAATTTCAGAAATATTGATAATTGCAATTAAAGAAATTACAGATATTATGAAAAATAATAAAGGAAAAATTGTCATTAAGAAATAGAATGTTAAGGCTGAAGAATGGTAAGCGTAATTATTTGCTATATAGTCTTTTAATGATAGATACAGAATTTTAAAAGGGGTTTTTACAACCCCTACTTTGTTATCAACTTTCTGCTTTAACAACTTCTTCTAATTTTCTAACTTTCTCTTCAATTTCAGCCAAGGTTTTTTCTTTTTCTTCTTTTGTTAAAGTTTCTTCTTTTTTGATCAAAGAAGTTAACCTTTCAATTAAATCATTAACCGCCGTTTTTGCTTTTTCTGTAAGTTCAGCTTCTTTTAGATTTTCTTGGATTTCTGATAATTTTGCTAAAATTTCATCCTTTCTTTTGTATGCAAAATATGCTCCTACTGCTCCAAGAACAGAACCTACCGCAATTAATAGTGTTGACTTTTTCATTTTGCTTACCTCCTATGATTGTAATATCTTTTCTAACTTTTTTATTTTTTCTTCCACAATATTAAGTATATCCTCTTCTTCCTCTTTTGCAACCTTTTCAGATTTATCCAAAAACGACTTCACTGACTCTATTACATCCTTTGCCTTGTCTTTGATTTCACTTGTTAAATCGTTATCTTTTATTTTCTTTTCAAGATTTCCTATTTTTTCTAAAATCTCTTTCTTTCTATCAGCAACAACATATCCAAATAACGCTCCTAAAATAAAAGCAATTAACCCTAATAGAAAGTTTTTGTTTTTCATTTCCTTCTCCTAAACATTCTCATAAACCCCAAAAATCTGCCCATAACCTGAAAGCCTTGAATAAATCCTATAATTTTTGGAGAAATGGTTTTATAATCATTCCTTATATCATTAATCAAGGTCATTAGTTTTATCAAAACAAGTATCCAAACTATAGTTCTTATTAAGGCAAAAATTGCCATAAATATCATTGAAGTTGCAATTATTCCTAAAAATACAGCTTCCATCTTAATAAAACCTCTATACTAATTTAACTTCTATCTCTGGTGCTTTTAACATTGAGTTGCTAACAGTACAACCTCTTTTTCCAATGACAATAACCCTCTCTCTTTGCTCCGGTGTTAAATCTCCATCAAATGATACTTCTAAGGTTATATATTCATATCTATTTTCTGTTTCATGCTTTTTGCCATGAATACTAATTTTCAAATTTGATATATTAAGCCCCTTATGTTTTGCATAAGCATCAACTGTTATACCAAAGCAGTATCCGATGGATATTAGCATTAAATCTGTTGCGTTGAAAGTAGTATCTGATAAATTTAAAACAAAATCTTTATTTTCCATTTTTCCTAAAAAACCTTTATCTGTCAGTTCTACTATTGCCTTTTTTTCTTCTGCCATTTTAACCTGGTCAACCAAACTGTACAAATCTTGCACAGCTTGGGTCAGGGTATTTGTATTCCGCCATTTCAGACACTTCCGACCCTGACAGGCGGTATTTTGGAAGTGTCATAGTCCCTGTACCAAGCACAGGAACTAACCTGTTAGCCACTGCTATCCAATCCTTTGAAACGATTACACGCTTCAAAGGAGAAAGATCTCTATACAATCTTTCAAGACAGCAGAAGGCTAAGGCTATGGAAAGAACTTGCCAGCTTTTATGTCCGCTTGTAGGCAGACCCCTCACCTGTTCCTTCCGTTGGTTGACAGGCTGTTGGGTAGCTGTCTTGCTCTTTCCACTTTCTAAACGTTCAACGTCCAACGTGAAACGTTCAACGTTCAACGTGAGACGTGAGACGTGGTTTTGTAATGTTTTTAGGTTTTTTCTTAATTTTGCTAATGTGCTTTTTAGTTTGTTTCTTTTGTATTCGTTTTTCTCTTCTTTTAACTTTTGTTTTAGTTTTTTAATGTTATCTTCAATTCTTGCTATAGTGTATGATAGAAAATCAGTATCGTTTAACAGCTCTTTGTAATTTTTAGGCAGTCTCTCTTTATATCCCAATCCTCTTCTTGATATTACGTAAGCTCCTGCTATGTCTTTGTCTATGTTGTATTGTGGTGCGTATTTGAGTTTTCCAATTACTGATGTATACGCAGGATTGACTTTTATTATTTCTATCCCGTTTCTTTTTGCCAGTATCTCTATTTTGTTTAACAGTCTTTTATAGCTCCATTTTTGTAGTCTTCTTCTTAATTTTGCAAATCCATCTCCTCTTTTGCCTTTTGGTAGTTTGTTTAAGTTTTCGATAGATATTGCTTTTTTCTCTTCCTTTGCTATCTCTATTATCCTATGTGCTATTTGCCATTCTAAATACTGTCTTTTTTCTGAGTTTGCTTCTAATAATTCGTTTAAATTAATGCTTTTATACTTTTCTAAATTTCCGTCTTTACTTGTAAAAGCTAACGCTAAATGAAATGGATATGCGTTTACATCTATGCCTATTATTCCATTGTCTTTTTTGATTGTGATAGGTGGTGTTTTCTCTTCTATAGATATAAAAGCGTATACATTACCGTTTTTTACTTTTAGTCTGACTGAGTATGGAAACCATTCTCTGTATTTATATGCATTTTCAAGCATGAACATAAAATATATCCATTTGTCATTTTTTCTTTTAACATCTCTAATTACTTTTGCGTAGATATATTGTCTATTCCCTGTATTTATTCTCAAATATAGCTCATTATCAATCCACTGAAATCTTAAATTTAGATTTCCTTGTTTAGATTTATCTCCTCTTGAATACAAATTTCCCTGTCTGCTTTCTTTCCATTTTGTCTTTAGCTGTTTTCTTCTTTTACCTGTCAAATGGTTTTTCTTTAGTTGCTCAAACACTTTCCTTGAGCCAAAGATAAGCTTTTTTGGATTTTGACCTCTTTCTTCGCATGATGAAATCATTGATTGTGCTAAAAATATAGCATCATCTGAGTATCTTGTGTTTATGCTAAATAGTCTTGATAAATGCTTTTTTAAATCTTTTCTTTTTTCACCTTCTAATAACCTTTGATAAGAATATCTCATAGCAGATGAAAATCTACGCATCAAATCTAATACAATCTTTTTGTCTTGCATATTTTGAAATTCAATCAGGCATTGGAGTGTTGTCATCTTTAATTACTCTCTTTTCTTACTATTTACAATTTTAAACTTTTTGTTTTTATATTATCAACATACGCTTTTTTACACTTTTTTACAGAAAATAGCAACTGTTGTTAACCTCCCATTAACTTCTTTCTATAATCAGATAAAAAATTGTGTGCTAATCTGACTGGTTCAGGAAGTTTATATCCATTCAATGACTTTATTATAACATAAAGAGAATTTTCTATTGAAATGTTATTTCCCGGTGATATAAATATTGGTTTAGTGTTTTTCTTAGTTCTTAAAACATAGCCTATTTTTTCATTAGTTTTTGGGTCATATATAAAATTATATGCCAAATCTTGATTTGGTGGGTCTTGATACTTTCCGTAGAGAGGTGTTTTGCCACATCCAACAGAAACCGTATCAGTAATAACTCCAAAATGTGATGCAATACCCATTCTCCTTGGATGTAATATTCCCTGTCCATCAAGGATAAAAACGTCAACCTTTATCTTAAGTTTTTTATAAGCTTCTATGATAACCGGCAGTTCTCTAAAGGCTAAGAAAGTGGGAACGTAAGGAAAATCCATCTCTTTCTCTGCCAATACTTTTTCTACAATCTCAAATGATTTTATATCTATTACTACAATCGAAGAAATGGCTAAGGTTGGATTTTGATAAGGATTCAAAAACGTTGTATCTATCCCTGCAATATATCTTATTTCGTCAATATTTATTTTATCTTTTAAGTTTAATTTTTTAGACAGCTCTATTTGTTGTTTTTTCAGGCTTTCTAAATCTATTTCCATTTTTAACTCCACAAAATGCTTAAACTTGTCCATTTTCTTTTAATAATTTAAAGCGTCTTGACTGTGAAATCTAAAACCTTCTTTTTTGTTTATGTATTCAATGTTTAAAACAATCATTATCATTAGACTAAACATTATTAAGGCGGTTCCACCGTAGCTTAAAAATGGCAATGGAACGCCAACAACAGGTGCCATTCCTACATTCATCGCAATATTTATAAATGCTTGAAATCCGATGATTGAAGCAATTCCATAGCACAAAAACTTTCCAAATAGTTCATTAGTCTTCATTCCTATATAAAAAATTCTTAAACTTAAAATAAAGTAGACTGTTAAAATTAAAAATGAAACTACAAAGCCCCACTCTTCTCCAATAGTTGCATATATAAAGTCCGTGTGCTGTTCTGGCAAGAAGTAATATTTAGACTGTGAGCCTTGAAGATATCCTTTTCCGGTTAGCATTCCAGAACCAATTGCAATTTTAGACTGAATAATGTGATAGGCTGTTCCTTTTGGGTCGCTTTCCGGATTTAAAAAAGCTATAATTCTATTTTTTTGATAATCTTTTAAATGTGTCCATATAAAAGGACTTAAAATTATTCCTATCAATACAAATCCAATTATATATTTAATGTTAAACTTTGCTAAAAATACCATGACCAAAACTGGCAAAACAACAAGAATCGCGCTTCCAAGGTCTGGTTGAGAATAAATTAGCATGAAGGGGATAGCCGATAGTCCCATTATTTTTAGAAAGTCTTTAAAAGATAGAGGAAGTTTTGTGTTAGATATAAAATACGCTGAAAAGATGATCGTTGAAAATTTTGCTACTTCTGACGGTTGAAGTTGGAAAAAACCTAAATTTATCCATCTTTTAGCTCCAAGAATAGAAACACCAAAAAATTTGACCAAGATAAGAAGAATAACGCTTACTAAGTATAAATAAAAAGATATATATCCAAACTTCCTGTATTCTATCAAAAAAGGCAAAAAAGTAATTATAAAGAAAGCAATAGAAACGAAAACAATCTGCTTTATGTATAAATTTGAATACTCATGATAAGATGCACTGTAAATGTTAATAACACTCCAAATCAGTAAAAAGGCTGTAGATAAATAAACAATTAGGTCTGTTTGCTTAATTTTTTTGAATAAATTAAACATCATTCGGTCTCGATGATTTTTTCTTTAAAAATTCTTTTTAATATGTATGCCATTAACGGAGCAGCCACTTTTCCACCACTTTCACCGTGTTCAATAAATACCACGCCGGCTATTTTAGGTTTATTATATGGTGCATAATCTATAAACCAAGCATGGTCTCTAAAATCCCATGCATGATGACGTTTTTTTCTCGTGTCATAAGAATACACTTGCGCTGTTCCTGTTTTTCCGGCATTTAGTACAGGAACCCTTTTCAAAGCTTTTGCTGTTCCGCTTGGTCCATAAACAACAAGATACATGCCATACCTTACCGCATTTAAATTCCATTTTTTTATATTTATCTTTCTTATCACTTCTGGGTTTGTATGAACCAATTTTTGAGACTTATTGTCAAAGTAAGCCTTTAATATATGAGGTTTTAGTACATATCCGCCATTTGCAATTGGTACAACTATTTTTGTTGCATCAAAAGGTGTTATTGTAATGTATCCCTGTCCTATGCTAAGGTTTACTGTATCTCCGTGAAACCAGTTTTGCTTTAAAACTTTTTTCTTCCATTCTTTGCTTGGAACTGTTGCAACTTTAACTTCTAAGTCTGGATTCAATTTTTCTCCTAATCCAAATAGCTTTGAATATTTTACAATATTCTCTACACCAAGCTTTAATCCAACTTGATAGAAGAAGGTGTCGCAGGATGTTTCCAAAGCTTCAGATACATTTACAAATCCACAACCCCTTTTATTCCAGTTTCTATAAACCCATTTTCCTATTCTAAACTCAGAACCACTGCTTATCCTTGTCTCAGGAGTTATCACACCTTCTTCCAATGCAGCTATACTTACCAAAGGTTTATAGATAGACCCGGGTGGATATTTCCCTAAGAACACTTTATTCATTAAAGGCTTATACTTATTTTCCGTTAATTCTTTCCATTCTTCCCGAGAAAAACCTTCATAAAATTTTTGCAGGTTATAGGTTGGATAGCTTAATAAAGCTAAGATTTCATAAGTGTTTGGGTCTACCAAGACAACAGCTCCTGATGGATGTTTTGAAGAGCTAAAGGCTTCAAAGGCTATTTTTTGTATTCTTATATCTATTGATAAATAAATATCATTTCCTTTTCTCGGGTCTTTTTCCCATAAAACTTTTTTCTGTCTACCAAATGCATCAACTAATACTGCCTTTTGTCCAGATTCACCCCTTAGCAGTGAATCGTAAATTTTTTCTACTCCCGCTTTTCCTACAAGAATATTCGGAGAAAGATTTGGATTTTCTTTTAGCTCTTTCTCTGAAGGGTATCCAACGTATCCAATTATATGTGCAAGATAATTTGCTTCTTCTGTGTAAACTCTCTTGGGAACAACTTCAAGATAGAATCCATTGAATAGATGGTTATAGTTATAAAAATTTTCTATATCTTTTTGAGTTAAATCTTTTTTTATAACAACGCTTGGATATAAGTTTTTTTCAATGATATTTAAAGTTTTCTCGTCTAATTCAATGTTAAGATAATTTTTTAGATTTTCCTTTAGTTCTTGCACAGTATAATTTTTCTTAACTATGTATGGGAATGCTATCAAGCTATAGGTTGGAACGTCGTAAGCTAACAAGACTCCATTTCTATCGTAAATTTTACCTCTTGGTGGGTTTGAATAGAAGATTTTTATATAGTTTCTATCTGAAATTTCTCTGTAATATTCTCCCTTAATGACCTGAAGATAAAACAGCCTTCCTACCAAAGCAAAATAAAATCCTGTTAGAACTAAAATCAGAATAGTTAATCTGTTAAACTTTATCATATCTTACTTTCTAGTATTTCCTTTAGATAGTAAATAAGATATATCAAAACTATATTACTGAGCCAGTAGAAGATTATAAGATTTGTATCTAAAATAAAAAACTTTGATGTCATAAATCCATACGATTCTTTTATCAATATTATAAAAAAGCTAATGCCTGTTATTATCAAAAATTTCATAAGTATGTTTGATATTAAAAACTTTTCTTTTAACCGAAAGATTGTAAATGCTACAGATAAATAAATTAATACATTTACAAAACTTTTAAATGGCATCAATAAATCCAAAAGTAAGCCACCGATCAAAGTCGTAATTAAAGCTACATCTTCTTTATCATAGATAGATAGCCAAAAAATATAAACTAAAAATAGGTCTGGAGTAATATATAAATTAAACATGTTTTTAAAAATTAGAGAAGATTCTATTGCAACAATTATAAAAGCTATCAGAATATATTTTAAATAATAAATCATCTTTTAACTACCAGCACGATGTCTAAGTTGTATGGATAATAGAATGTTTCAACTTCCACTTCTCTAAAAAACTCTCCTTCCTTAGGAGATATTTTTCTTATAATACCAATCGGAACTCCTTCTACGGCTTGTGAATTAATTACTGTTGTTTCTACAATATCCCCAATTCTTATATCTTGCTCTGGACGGACGTATTTTAAAATTCCTTTGTTTTTTTCTAAACCTTGGAAAAAGCTAATTTCTTGAGTTTTTCTCGTTCTTACAGTTATTTTAAAGTTTTCATCCGAAACCGTTAAAACCTCTGAAGAAAAATCTCCAACATTTTTAACTACTCCTATCAAAAATCCATCTTTTAAAACTAAATCACCTATCTTTATTCCATCTTTTCTGCCCTTGTCTATAAAGAAAAAATCAGACCAGTTGTCTGAAGATATTCCTATAACTTTTGCAATTTCATAATTTTGAATTTGATACTTCTTTACAAAATCTAAAATTGGATAGGTTTTTTCTATTTCCGAAATTTGATTTTTATATTTTAATATTTCTGCTTTTAGTTTTTGATTTTCTTCCTCAAGATTCTTTATTTTACGATATGTAAAGTTTCTGTCATAGAAAAAGTGGTGTATGTAAGACCATACATCATGGGCGAGAGAAATTCCCTTTTGAATTGGATATAAAGCATCTAAACTTTTAGATTTAAAGAAGTCTGATGACAGAATGAAGAAAACTGTTATTAGAGAAATGACTAATAATAATTTCTTATTAACAATCCTTTTCAAGTTTTTTCCATCTTTACTTCATCGATACTCTTCTTATAAGGTCTAAGTTCTGTAAAGCTTTTCCTATTCCGCGTGCTACTGCAGTAAGAGGGTCTTCACAGTATACAACAGGAAGATTTGTTTCTTCCATCAATCTTTTATCAAGACTATATATTAAAGAACCACCACCTGCAAGGACTATTCCCCTTTCAACAATATCTGCAGCAAGCTCAGGTGGAGTTTTTTCTAAGGTTGATTTAACCGCATTTACTATTTGTATAATAACATCTTCCAAGGCTTCTCTAATGTCTTTTCCATAAATCACTATACTTCTTGGCATTCCGGTCATGTCTCTTCCGCGTATTTCCATTTTTTTCTCGTCTCTGTCTGATGCTGTAGCAGAACCTAAGTTTATTTTTACATTTTCTGCTGTTTGCTCACCTATCAAAATATGGTAATTTCTTTTAAGATAGTTTATTATAGCTTCATTCATCTCATCACCGGCAACTCTAATAGAGCTTGAGATTACTAAGCCGGATAAAGATATAACCGCTATTTCAGAAGTACCACCGCCGATATCTACAATCATATTACCACCGGGCTGGTCTATAGGTAGACCGGCGCCAATTGCTGCCGCCATGGGCTCTGCAATTAAATATACTTCTCTTGCTCCAGCTTGCTTTGCTGCATCTATAACTGCTCTTTTTTCAACCGTTGTAATTCCAGATGGAACGCCGACCACTACTCTTGGTCTTGGATTTGTCAAACTTGCCAATGGAAAGCTTGTGTGAACTTTTTGTATGAAGTACTTCAACATTGCTTGTGTAGTATCAAAGTCTGCAATAACTCCATCTTTTAACGGTCTAATAACTTGTATATGCTCCGGCGTTTTACCTATCATTTCTTTTGCTTCTTTACCAATAGCTAATACTTTGTTGGCAGTTTTATCTATAGCGACAATAGAAGGTTCTGTTAGAACTATACCTTTACCTTTAACAAATATTAACGTATTTGCAGTACCTAAATCTATTCCTATATCATTTGAAAAATATCCAAGCAGTTTATCTAACATTGCTTTCTCCTTACTGTTTATTTTTTAGTTAATATAAACGGTAATATTGTACCAAGAGAACCGTAAAAATTCTTGTAAACTTACCTTTTCGTATCATCCTGAGGCTATAAGCCAAAGGATCTTATGTTTTTAAAAAAGGAGATTCTTCGCCGGCTTCAGAATTACAGTATAGAATTTTTGTCATCCTGAGGATTTAGCTCAAAAATTACCTATTCAATTTTACAAAATTTACTCTTCTCAAAGTGTATGTTTATTAGAAATTATTTCTTTAATTTTCGACACAAACTCATCGATGCTTAAAGTTTGACTTCCCTGTTTGCCTTTTTCTCTTACTGCAACCGTGCCTGTTTCAACTTCTTTATCGCCAACTACAAGCATAAACGGTATTTTTTGAAGCTCAGCATCTCTAATTTTTTTATTCATTCTTTCATTTCTATCATCCAATTCTACTCTGATATCATTTTCTAATAGTTTTTGTTTTACAGTTTCTGCATATTCTAAGTGCTTATCAGCAATTGGTATAATCTTAACTTGAACCGGAGATAACCATACCGGCAAAAATCCTGCGTAATGTTCAATTAAAACACCAATAAACCTTTCTATAGAGCCAAATATTGCTCTGTGAATCATGTATGGTCGGTGTTTTTGATTATCTTCACCTATGTAGTACATATCAAATCTCTCTGGAAGATTAAAATCAAACTGAATAGTTGAGCATTGCCACAATCTACCGATAGCATCTTTTATTTTAACATCTATTTTTGGTCCGTAAAATGCTCCGCCACCTTCATCTATTTTATAGTCCAATCCTGTGCTTTCTATTGCTTTTCTTAGTGAGTTTTCTGCAACCTCCCACATTTTGTCATCGCCGACATACTTTTCCGGTTTTGTTGATAGGTACACTTCAAACTCATCAAACCCATAAGATTTAAGGGTATTTAGTGCTAAGTTTAAAACTTCTCTTATTTCATCTTCAACTTGGTCTTCTCTGCATATGATGTGTGCATCGTCCTGAGTAAATCCTCTAACTCTCATTAGTCCATGTAAAGCTCCACTTCTTTCATATCTGTAAACCGTTCCAAGTTCTGCAAGTCTGATTGGAAGCTCTTTGTAGCTTCTTTGTTTTGATTTATAAATCTCGACATGGAAAGGACAGTTCATAGGTTTTACATAGTATCCTTCATCTTCTATTTGCATTCTTGGATACATGTTTTCCTGGTAGAAAGATAGATGTCCGCTTGTTTGCCATAGCTGTTCTTTTCCAACATGAGGAGTATAAACTAATTGATAACCTCTTTTTAGATGCTCTTTTTTCCAAGCATCCTCTATTTCTTTTCTGATAATTGCACCCTTAGGTAGCCAAATAGCAAGACCGCCGCCAATCTCTTCATCTATCAAAAACAGCTCAAGGTCTTTTCCGATCTTTCTGTGGTCTCTTTTTTTAGCCTCTTCAAGCATATTTAAGTAATCTTTAAGCTCTTTTTCACTCCAAAATGCAACGCCGTATATTCTTTGAAGCATTGGGTTTGTTTCTTTTCCTCTCCAATATGCTCCTGATACAGATATCAGTTTAAATGCTCCTGCTTTATCGGTTGAAGGAAGATGTGGACCTCTGCATAAATCTACGAAGTCACCCTGTTTATATAATGAAATTGGCTCTCCTTCCGGTATGTTATGCTTTATTATATCTATCTTATAAATTTCCTTTTTATTTTCAAAGAATTTAATAGCTTCTTCTCTTGGAAGCTCAAATCTTTCTATCTGATATCCTTTTTTGACGATTTCTTTCATTTTTTCTTCAATTTGTGGAAGGTCTTCATCTGTAAGCCTTTTTCCTTCTATTTCAACATCATAATAAAATCCATGCTCCGTTGTTGGACCTATACCTAAATGAACATTCTCATCTCCGTAAATCTCTTTTAAAGCCTGTGCCATGATGTGGGCTAAGGAATGTCTAAGTATTTCAAGGCTCTCTTTATCTTCTTTTTTTAGAAATTTTAGATTTCCGCTTTGATTGATTGGTGTGTGTATATCAATGATTTCACCGTTTAGTTTTCCACCAACAACATCTTTAAATTTTCCATTAAGATTTTTTAAAATATCTTTTAATGTAATTCCTTCGTTGAAAGTAAATTTTTGATTCAAGTCTTCTATAAATATTTCAATCATTTAATCTCCTCTTCAGGTTGATTTTGGTTAATTTTTCGTGCATATATTATAACATTTTCAGGTCTTATTGAAACCACCTTAATCTTTTCAGATGGCAGCAACACTTGTACAGGCAAAACGTTTTTTCCTTCTTTCAACTTCTTACCATCAACATAAATTGAAATGTTTGTTAATTCTGATTGGTTTAATACATTTTTCCTTCCTTCTAATACAATGCTTACCTTCTCAGGTTTAATACTTCTTATTTCTATTTCACGTGGTATATTTATCACGTCTATATATCCATGAATTTGGTATTTTGCGTTTGAGTATGACGAAATATTCAGCCACATTAATAGTGCCACGAAAAAAGATAGTATTTTTAAATGTAGATTGTTAAATAATATTAACTTTAGCTTTTTTATGGTTTTATTTAGCTTCATGTTTTGCCTTTTTAAGTCTTTTTCTTAGTATTTCAAAGGTTGAGGGTTTTTCTATCTCTAATAGTTTGTATAGCTTTTTTCTCAGCATCAATACGTCCAAATTTCTATGGAGTTTTCCATCGACTGCTAAGGATATTTCACCTCTTTCTTCTGATACTACGACCGCAACAGCATCAGTCTCTTCGGTTATTCCTAATGCTGCCCTATGTCTTGTACCAACGTTTTCCGGTATATCTGTAGATACGGTTAAAGGTAAAAATGCCCTTGCAAATGCTATTTTCTTTTCTTTTATTATTACCGCTCCATCATGTAAAGGTGTCTGTGGCGTGAATATGGTTATGAGTATTTCTGGTGTAATTTCTGCATCTATTCTAACGAACCCTTCAATATAATTTGTCAAATCAACCGTCCTTTCAAATACGATTAAACTTCCTATTTTTCTATCTGCCATGAATAAGCATGCTCTAATCACATCATCAACAACTTTTTTATTTGATGGTGATAAGAATTTGAATATTCCTTTTTCTCCAAGCTTAGCCAATCCTCTTCTTAACTCTGGTTGGAATAAAACCACGATAATGAATATTCCAATACTCCATAGATTTTCAAAAATCCACCCTAAGGTTTCAAATTGAAATATTTTCGCTATAATCCAAAAAAGCAAAAGAATGAGT includes the following:
- the thrS gene encoding threonine--tRNA ligase, yielding MIEIFIEDLNQKFTFNEGITLKDILKNLNGKFKDVVGGKLNGEIIDIHTPINQSGNLKFLKKEDKESLEILRHSLAHIMAQALKEIYGDENVHLGIGPTTEHGFYYDVEIEGKRLTDEDLPQIEEKMKEIVKKGYQIERFELPREEAIKFFENKKEIYKIDIIKHNIPEGEPISLYKQGDFVDLCRGPHLPSTDKAGAFKLISVSGAYWRGKETNPMLQRIYGVAFWSEKELKDYLNMLEEAKKRDHRKIGKDLELFLIDEEIGGGLAIWLPKGAIIRKEIEDAWKKEHLKRGYQLVYTPHVGKEQLWQTSGHLSFYQENMYPRMQIEDEGYYVKPMNCPFHVEIYKSKQRSYKELPIRLAELGTVYRYERSGALHGLMRVRGFTQDDAHIICREDQVEDEIREVLNLALNTLKSYGFDEFEVYLSTKPEKYVGDDKMWEVAENSLRKAIESTGLDYKIDEGGGAFYGPKIDVKIKDAIGRLWQCSTIQFDFNLPERFDMYYIGEDNQKHRPYMIHRAIFGSIERFIGVLIEHYAGFLPVWLSPVQVKIIPIADKHLEYAETVKQKLLENDIRVELDDRNERMNKKIRDAELQKIPFMLVVGDKEVETGTVAVREKGKQGSQTLSIDEFVSKIKEIISNKHTL
- a CDS encoding CdaR family protein, with the translated sequence MKLNKTIKKLKLILFNNLHLKILSFFVALLMWLNISSYSNAKYQIHGYIDVINIPREIEIRSIKPEKVSIVLEGRKNVLNQSELTNISIYVDGKKLKEGKNVLPVQVLLPSEKIKVVSIRPENVIIYARKINQNQPEEEIK
- the cdaA gene encoding diadenylate cyclase CdaA is translated as MSETEIIQTLLNIRFTDVLDILIVSVIIYYLLKFLAGTRGWQILIGLLILLLFWIIAKIFQFETLGWIFENLWSIGIFIIVVLFQPELRRGLAKLGEKGIFKFLSPSNKKVVDDVIRACLFMADRKIGSLIVFERTVDLTNYIEGFVRIDAEITPEILITIFTPQTPLHDGAVIIKEKKIAFARAFLPLTVSTDIPENVGTRHRAALGITEETDAVAVVVSEERGEISLAVDGKLHRNLDVLMLRKKLYKLLEIEKPSTFEILRKRLKKAKHEAK